The Coffea arabica cultivar ET-39 chromosome 4e, Coffea Arabica ET-39 HiFi, whole genome shotgun sequence genome includes a window with the following:
- the LOC113741354 gene encoding protein CANDIDATE G-PROTEIN COUPLED RECEPTOR 2 has product MSKLRGISSIAPVGGADAGEGDHQYIIFRWYHGLFFPSSSPSSCHGFWHNAALVVPSALFIAYLGFQAKRNIKKLGHGRSYVMIVYYVLLWFAAVLNLAWSSFQVWQCVPGKDVAWNLLSLSTASILLCLEISIVAFLLQDNYVSGLETLAHTFMVSGAIVGVDVFVKVICIFGLGVPLFIDVEITHRGKWFIWFTYRLVLSAVYAYILFVHYSKWRDKLPPKPAFYNYVIMLFIFNAIALCACGFAGIGAGFGLWLYNFSVVCYHSLYLPFLYVTFLADFFEEEDWLLDNAYYSEMKDAGFFDAEWD; this is encoded by the exons ATGTCAAAATTGAGGGGAATCTCCTCGATCGCTCCGGTAGGAGGAGCTGACGCCGGCGAAGGGGATCATCAATATATAATCTTCCGGTGGTATCACGGCTTGTTCTTCCCTTCCTCCTCTCCCTCCTCTTGCCATGGATTCTGGCATAACGCGGCTCTTGTAGTGCCGTCGGCGTTGTTTATAGCGTACCTAGGGTTTCAGGCGAAGCGGAATATCAAGAAGCTTGGACATGGCAGGTCTTACGTCATGATTGTGTATTATGTTCTCCTTTGGTTCGCTGCTGTTCTTAATCTCGCTTGGTCCTCTTTTCAG GTATGGCAGTGTGTTCCTGGGAAAGATGTTGCTTGGAACCTATTGTCATTATCCACAGCTTCTATATTGCTGTGTCTGGAAATTAGCATAGTGGCTTTTTTGCTTCAAGACAATTATGTTAGTGGCTTGGAGACTCTAGCACATACTTTCATGGTTTCGGGTGCCATTGTTGGTGTAGATGTTTTTGTCAAG GTAATATGTATATTTGGACTTGGGGTTCCACTCTTCATTGATGTAGAAATTACACATAGAGGAAAATGGTTCATCTGGTTCACCTACAGACTAGTGCTTTCAGCTGTTTATGCTTATATATTGTTTGTGCATTATTCAAAGTGGAGAGATAAGCTGCCAC CAAAACCGGCATTCTATAATTATGTTATTATGTTGTTCATCTTTAATGCAATAGCATTATGTGCATGCGGATTTGCTGGTATTGGTGCTGGCTTTGGACTTTG GCTGTACAATTTTTCTGTCGTATGCTATCACTCCCTTTATCTTCCTTTTCTGTATGTTACTTTCCTGGCCGACTTTTTCGAG GAAGAAGATTGGCTTCTAGATAATGCATACTATTCAGAGATGAAAGACGCGGGATTTTTTGACGCAGAATGGGATTAG